The following are from one region of the Hemitrygon akajei chromosome 31, sHemAka1.3, whole genome shotgun sequence genome:
- the cldni gene encoding claudin i, whose protein sequence is MPPPPPAAFQVVVLLLGLLGELGVLACCGLPLWRRTVASGRGLLPRQRSVEGLWVSCVLPAPGKATCRQMWIAHGGEIPLDVFASRLLTLASLLLGLLALSLHCLGSGCLRWGPAPIHRPRLLAVTAFLQLVAALAMLLAVSWPAFLLATDYQHPLLFEQLEVSIGPCIFLGWAAGGLLLLSGMLLGCWGCRAGGSAAGASGKGGKWSDDGGSNFL, encoded by the coding sequence ATGCCGCCCCCACCGCCGGCCGCTTTCCAGGTGGTGGTTCTGCTGCTGGGCCTGTTGGGCGAGCTGGGGGTGCTGGCCTGCTGCGGCCTGCCACTGTGGCGGCGCACCGTGGCCTCAGGCCGGGGCCTGCTGCCGCGTCAGCGGTCGGTGGAGGGGCTCTGGGTCAGCTGCGTGCTGCCGGCCCCTGGCAAGGCCACCTGCCGCCAGATGTGGATAGCGCACGGCGGCGAAATCCCGCTCGACGTCTTCGCCTCCCGCCTGCTCACCCTGGCCAGCCTGCTGCTCGGCCTGCTCGCCCTGAGCCTGCACTGCCTGGGCTCGGGCTGCCTCCGCTGGGGCCCGGCGCCCATTCACCGGCCTCGGCTGCTGGCGGTGACCGCCTTCCTCCAGCTGGTGGCTGCCCTGGCCATGCTGCTGGCCGTCTCCTGGCCCGCCTTCCTGCTGGCCACCGACTACCAGCACCCGCTGCTCTTCGAGCAGTTGGAGGTGTCGATCGGGCCCTGCATCTTTCTGGGCTGGGCGGCCGGCGGCCTGCTGCTGCTGAGCGGGATGCTGCTTGGCTGCTGGGGCTGCCGGGCCGGCGGGTCGGCCGCGGGAGCGAGCGGGAAGGGAGGCAAGTGGAGTGACGACGGGGGCAGTAACTTCCTCtga